GTCGTGTCACGAGTGAAAAAGCCAAACATTCGGCGCTTTATGCATTTATTGTGCTCATTGTCGGGCTGGCGCTTAAATTCAAGTGGGTCCTTGCCTTTGCGCTGACAAAGGCAAAGGCCCTCCTGCTGGCGCTCAACGTTCTCAAGTTCGGGGCAGCCCTTAAAACGGGCCTGTCCATGATCGTTTGTATCTGGGCCTATGCACTCAACTGGGGTTGGGCTTTTGCCGCAGGGTTCGTTCTGCTCATTTTTGTTCATGAAATGGGCCATGCCATTGCACTCAGGTACTTCGGCATTAAGTCGGGAGTGCCCGTCTTTATTCCTTTTGTCGGCGCCTTCATTACGATGAAGGAACTTCCCCATAATGTAAGGATAGAAGCCTGGACCGGAATCGCCGGGCCTTTACTTGGCACTGCCGGGGCCATTCTCTGCTGGGGAATGGCCCTCTATACGGGCAGTATGTTCTGGTATGCCCTGGCCTATACGGGTTTCTTCATCAACATTTTCAACCTCATCCCCCTAAGCCCGCTCGACGGCGGCAGGACGGTTGCAGCCATATCCCCCAGAATATGGATCTTCGGTTTCATCGGCATCCTCTTGCTTTTTTTACAATCTTTCAATCCCATTCTTTTTTTCATCCTTCTTATCTCCGGCGGCAAGGTCCTGGCCCAATGGAGAAAGAAGGAGAAGAGGGATGAGGAATATTACAAGGTGAACCTCTCTACAAAGGTACTCATCTCGGTCCTCTATTTCGGTCTCATCGGATTTCTGGCAGGCGGCATGTCGCTCACACATTTTACGGTGTAGAAATTTTCCCGTGCTTCCCTGATTCAGTGTCTCAGCGGTAGATAAATGCAGTGACAGGTCTTTATCAATTTGGGATTTAATATTTTGGATTGCCGATTGGAAAGGACAGTTGGATTA
The Deltaproteobacteria bacterium DNA segment above includes these coding regions:
- a CDS encoding site-2 protease family protein, coding for MPIDGENPANSDADEVTSKAGKEKPALSAVDPRVLAAMGLEVTKNNVLTPPRRVTSEKAKHSALYAFIVLIVGLALKFKWVLAFALTKAKALLLALNVLKFGAALKTGLSMIVCIWAYALNWGWAFAAGFVLLIFVHEMGHAIALRYFGIKSGVPVFIPFVGAFITMKELPHNVRIEAWTGIAGPLLGTAGAILCWGMALYTGSMFWYALAYTGFFINIFNLIPLSPLDGGRTVAAISPRIWIFGFIGILLLFLQSFNPILFFILLISGGKVLAQWRKKEKRDEEYYKVNLSTKVLISVLYFGLIGFLAGGMSLTHFTV